Proteins encoded together in one Carassius auratus strain Wakin chromosome 32, ASM336829v1, whole genome shotgun sequence window:
- the LOC113051406 gene encoding LOW QUALITY PROTEIN: CUGBP Elav-like family member 1 (The sequence of the model RefSeq protein was modified relative to this genomic sequence to represent the inferred CDS: deleted 1 base in 1 codon), producing MASFKLDFLPEMMVDHCSLSSNSVTKKMNGSLDHPDQPDIDAIKMFVGQIPRTWSEDQLRELFEPYGAVYEINVLRDRSQNPPQSKGCCFVTYYTRKSALEAQNALHNMKILPGMHHPIQMKPADSERKTTVSCAAITFLFFPCVSAIEDRKLFIGMISKKCNENDVRLMFSPYGQIEESRILRGPDGLSRGCAFVTFTARQMAQSAIKSMHQSQTMEGCSSPIVVKFADTQKDKEQKRIAQQLQQQMQQLNAASMWGNLTGLNSLGPQYLAVSTQARSCCI from the exons ATGGCTTCCTTTAAACTGGATTTTCTGCCGGAGATGATGGTGGATCATTGCAGTTTGAGTTCCAACTCCGT aaCCAAGAAGATGAATGGGTCTCTGGACCACCCAGACCAGCCTGACATTGATGCTATAAAGATGTTTGTGGGTCAGATCCCTCGGACGTGGTCAGAGGATCAGCTGCGTGAGCTGTTTGAGCCCTATGGTGCAGTTTATGAAATCAATGTTCTTCGGGACAGGAGTCAGAACCCCCCACAGAGTAAAG GTTGTTGTTTTGTAACATATTACACCCGTAAATCTGCATTAGAAGCACAAAATGCCCTTCACAACATGAAGATTCTTCCAGGG aTGCATCATCCCATACAGATGAAGCCTGCAGACAGTGAGAGAAAAACAACGGTGA GCTGTGCtgccataacatttttatttttcccttgTGTTTCAGCGATAGAAGATAGAAAGCTG TTTATTGGAATGATTTCAAAGAAGTGCAATGAGAATGACGTAAGGCTCATGTTTTCTCCATACGGTCAAATTGAGGAGAGCCGCATACTGAGAGGCCCTGACGGACTCAGCCGTG GCTGTGCCTTCGTCACATTCACAGCGAGACAGATGGCCCAGTCTGCCATCAAATCCATGCACCAGTCACAGACCATGGAG GGCTGTTCTTCTCCCATCGTGGTGAAGTTTGCCGACACTCAGAAGGATAAAGAACAGAAACGTATCGCCCAGCAGCTGCAGCAACAGATGCAACAGCTCAATGCTGCCTCTATGTGGGGAAACCTTACAGGACTGAACTCACTTGGGCCACAGTACCTTGCAGTGAGTACACAGGCTAGATCCTGTTGCATCTGA